The Candidatus Thermoplasmatota archaeon DNA segment CTTTTTGCCTTTCACGTCCATATCCTTTATTTCCATTCTGACATCATTGCTGCTTATCCTTGTTTTCTCGAAGTGGTTATAATCGCACCCAATTATCTCGGAAGCATTTTTTGCCATTGACAATGCGCCTTTATCCGGGGCTATGACCGTGTCCACCTTCCCTTTGAAGTATTCTGCCAATGCAGGCATGCCGTCGCAATTCCTTGCATCTATGCTGAAAAAATTTGTGATGTGTTCTTTATGAGGGGTTATTAAAATGACAGTGTCCGCATCCTGCTCGAGCAGCCTTGCCATTTTTTCCGCGCTTACTGCTTCCCCCCCTTCAAATGTTTTGTCCTGCCTCCCGTAGCCATAATAGGGGATAACCAAACTTATTTTTTCCGCGCCCGTTTTTCTTGCTGCATCCTGAAGCAGGAAAAGTTCGATGATGTTGCTGTCTGGATAAGTATTTTGAACTATTATGGCCTCGTCGATGTTTTCATTTATGCGGGCATAGCACTCGCCGTCCGGAAATCTTTTTGTGGTTACATCTGCGACCGGCACGTTAATCTCATCAGACAAATTTTTTGCCAGCCCAGGGGAAGAAGAACCGGCTATAATCTTTTTCATGGAATGGAATCAGTTAGCACCTTTTAAATTTTTAATCGCCCATCGAGTTAAACGATTGGTTAAGTAATGAATGTGAAGCAACCCTTATTCACTCCTGATTTTCCGACCTAATTGTCATCATCACCAGCTCCACAAAATTTTCTTTTGATGCGCCGAAAATTGTAACCCCGGAAAAAAATTCGTCTACAGTACTTTTTATTTTCTCCTCATTTGCATCATTCCCTACCAGCATTTTTTCAAGCTCTTCTATTTTTTCCTCGGGGTACATAAAAAAATCCCCGGTGATTTTTATTTTCCCTATCTTTCCATCTTTGATATCGAGGCTGCATTTCAGCAATTTTCCCCCTTTGACCTTCAACTCACCTTTTAAAATTCCATTCCCTGCTGGCATATTTTTCCCTCAATTCATCTATCCTTCCAATCTCCTCCCTGTTCATGCACCCCTTCACCAGTGTCATGCCAAACCCCTTCTCAAATCCCCTAGCCAGCGCTTTTACTATCTTGCCCTCATCCACACTTCCGACCTCCTCGCGCAGGCATGTTACACGCTTGCTTGCCTTGTCTATGCCCTTATCCTCGATTTTTTTAGCAGATACGTTCAGCAGGGAAAACATGAGTTCTGTGTTCAGGTCAATCAGAAGCGTTCCGTGCTGGAGCACGTTTCCATACCGGCGGGTCTGGGCGCTTCCAGAAATTTTCTTTCCGTTTACCACAATGTCGTTGAGCGGGGAGAATGCGGCGTCTATGCCCACATGGCCAAGCCCGTCTGCGATGGAAGAGCATATCTTGTTGCACGACGAAAGAACATTTTTGGGCATTTTCTTTTCCGGGGCAATAAGCGAGTAGGTTATCTCCCCCATTTCATCATGAAATACCGCCCCCCCGCCGGTTATACGCCTCACCACGTCCATGTTCATTGCCATGCAGGCATCAACATTCACCTCTTCCTCTATCCCCTGGAAATATCCGATTGATATGGCGGAAGGCTTCCATTTATAGAGCCTTATTGTAGGCTTTCCGGAAACAAGCAACGCCTCGTCTATGGCCATGTTTGTGAACGCATCCCGCGCCGGATGAATCAAAAAGCGCCATTTCTCCATAATTGTGAATGCCAATGTGTAAAAATCATTGTCGGTATATTTAAATATAAAGTTTTTTTTGCTTGCCAATGGATTATGCTGTAGAGGTGGAGGGTTTAACCAAGGTGTACGGCGAGTTGAAGGCGGTTGACAACATTTCCTTTAAAGTACGGAAGGGCGAAGTTTTTGCCTTTCTCGGGCCAAACGGGGCTGGAAAAACAACCACGGTTGAAATCATAGAGACGATAAGAAATCCCACAAAAGGGAAAATAAAGGTGCTGGGTTACGATATAAGGGAGACAACCAAAGAAATAAAGGAAAGAATAGGGGTGCTGCCCCAGGAGTTCAAGTCTTTCGAGCGATTGACTGTCAGGGAAACCCTTACTTACTTTTCCCGTCTGTACAGAAAGCACGCTGATATCGACGAAATAATAGACCTCATCGATTTGAAGGATAAGAAACACAAGCAGTACCAAACCCTTTCAGGTGGGCTCAAGCAGCGCGTCGGTGTCGCCATCGCTCTTGTAAACGACCCTGACATCGTATTTCTGGACGAGCCCACTACCGGCCTTGACCCGA contains these protein-coding regions:
- a CDS encoding ribose-phosphate diphosphokinase, coding for MKKIIAGSSSPGLAKNLSDEINVPVADVTTKRFPDGECYARINENIDEAIIVQNTYPDSNIIELFLLQDAARKTGAEKISLVIPYYGYGRQDKTFEGGEAVSAEKMARLLEQDADTVILITPHKEHITNFFSIDARNCDGMPALAEYFKGKVDTVIAPDKGALSMAKNASEIIGCDYNHFEKTRISSNDVRMEIKDMDVKGKKLLILDDIISTGGTMAKAVEILKQQEVKEVYAACIHGLFVKNADERIMRAGCDRLIATDTIESRYSKASVAKEVAKLFR
- a CDS encoding lipoate protein ligase C-terminal domain-containing protein; this translates as MPAGNGILKGELKVKGGKLLKCSLDIKDGKIGKIKITGDFFMYPEEKIEELEKMLVGNDANEEKIKSTVDEFFSGVTIFGASKENFVELVMMTIRSENQE
- a CDS encoding biotin/lipoate A/B protein ligase family protein, which gives rise to MAFTIMEKWRFLIHPARDAFTNMAIDEALLVSGKPTIRLYKWKPSAISIGYFQGIEEEVNVDACMAMNMDVVRRITGGGAVFHDEMGEITYSLIAPEKKMPKNVLSSCNKICSSIADGLGHVGIDAAFSPLNDIVVNGKKISGSAQTRRYGNVLQHGTLLIDLNTELMFSLLNVSAKKIEDKGIDKASKRVTCLREEVGSVDEGKIVKALARGFEKGFGMTLVKGCMNREEIGRIDELREKYASREWNFKR
- a CDS encoding ABC transporter ATP-binding protein, producing the protein MDYAVEVEGLTKVYGELKAVDNISFKVRKGEVFAFLGPNGAGKTTTVEIIETIRNPTKGKIKVLGYDIRETTKEIKERIGVLPQEFKSFERLTVRETLTYFSRLYRKHADIDEIIDLIDLKDKKHKQYQTLSGGLKQRVGVAIALVNDPDIVFLDEPTTGLDPRARRDVWNAIAGLKKHGKTVFLTTHYMEEAEYLADSIAIIHKGRIVAEGTLDELLQGYGGRSVLLVKGCKTKEVMEALHKTGYRETSSANGNVEVKLSKRDAVMDILFYLREKDLYYREVDIKHSDLEDVFLNLTGATLKEEK